A stretch of DNA from Campylobacteraceae bacterium:
TGCAAGAATTTATTAATTGGACCGTTGATACAATAAGAGAAGACAAACTTTTAGCACCATGGTTAGAGGAGCGAAAATTTGATTGGACTCCTTTAGTATCTAAATCAATTGTAAATATCTTAGATAAAGGGTGCTCTGTTATTGTTATTACTGACAGTGATAGAGAATGGTTTTTAAACTATTGTTTAAGCAATATAAATCATAAAACACTGCACAGACCTTATTTGCCTTTTTATGATTTTAAGTCCTTTTATTCAAAATTAGAGCAAGTGAAAAATGAAGATGATATTTCTTATATTAAAGATATGTTAAATATCTCTTTCCCTAATGGCTATTGTTTCTGGTATATAGGACGTGGACAAGATTCAAGAGCAATAATTCCTAAAATTTCAAAAAACTCTTTTTTGTGGTTATTTGATGATGAACAACAAGATGCTTTTAATTTAAGATCTTCAGACGAAGCATTGGATATGAAACTCTTACAAATGTTTCGTTTGTATAATAAAACTATTTCTGCTACTTTATTTGCGCAAGTGAATGTAGAGAATTAAGGACAAAAATGATTATTGATTCTTCTTATATATATATTGTTAATGACATAGATGAAATGCTGGAAATAGTTTCATCTTCTTTATCTAAACACAATACTCGTATTATTAGAAATATAGAAAAAGATGATTTTTTATTGCAGCAAGCCAATTTAGTAATTAAAGAAGCTTATATTGCAAGTAATGAAAGAAAAACAATTATTTTATGTGGAAATACTTTTAGAAAAGAAGCGCAAAATGCTTTGCTCAAGATTTTAGAAGAACCTCCACGAAATATTGTATTCATAATAATTACCACGTCAAAGTCTTCTTTATTACCAACCATTCTTTCAAGAATGCCGCATAAATTTCTTAAAAAAAGTATAAAAAGACAAAAATGTGATTTAGATGTTTTGAACTTAGATTTAAAAACGCTTTATTCTTTTTTAAAAAAAGAGCAAAAAATAACAAAAAATGATGCAAAGATTCTTGTTGAAGATGTTTTATTTCAATTGCAAAAAGAGAAAATACTTCTTTCTTCAAAAGAATTGGAAGTATTTTCGAAAGCACTCAAATTACTCGAGCTAAATTCTCGCCCTATTTCCATAATTACTGCCTTATTATTAACCCTCGTTCAAAGAAAAATTACCTAATGTTTAAAAAAACAAAAATTATGGGAGTTATTAATGCAAATGAAGACTCTTTTTTTACAGGTTCCAGATTTAATGGACTAAAAGCAGTAGAGAAAATATACAATATGATTGATGATGGTGCTGATATTATTGACATTGGGGCTGTTTCTTCTAGGCCTGGTTCAAAATTGGTTTCAAAAGAAGAAGAATTTCTTAGATTAAAAGAACTTATTTCTTTGATAAAAACGCATAAATTGTATGACTTAATTGAATTTTCACTTGATTCTTATACGCCTTTGGTATTAAAACATGCCCTAGATGCTGGTTTTACTATTATTAATGATATAACAGCCTTATCAAATGATGAAGTTTGTACCTTGGCAGCTTCTTACAACGCAACAGTTGTATTAATGCATATGCAAAACTCTCCTTTAACCATGCAAATTAAACCAGAATATAAAAATGTTACAAATGATATTGAGCTTTTTTTTAAAGAAAGAATAAAGAAAGCAAAATCTTTTGGGATTAAAAATTTAATATTAGATGTAGGTATTGGTTTTGGAAAAACGTTGGAGCATAATATTACTTTAATTAATAACTTAAAACAATTTTCAATTTTTCCTTATGAAATATTAATTGCAGCAAGTAGAAAATCAATGATCAATGATATTGTGCCCACAGAAGTTAAAGATAGGCTCCCTGGGACCTTAACTATTCATTTAGAAGCCATACGTAATGGTGCAAGTATTGTACGTACTCATGACGTTAAAGAGCATTTTCAAGCAATCAGAGTGTACGAAGCACTAAAAAGTGCTTCTTTAAATTAATTAAAGTATTTCATGTAAAGTATTGGCTTTTTTCATCCAATCTTTTAAATCCTCATAATCATCACTTTCAAGCATTCTTTTTACTTTTTTCATATGAAGTTCAAACATATCAATGGATTCTAATAAATTCTCTTTATTTTGTCTAAAAATATCCGTCCACATATCAGGAGACGATTTGGCAATACGACTCATATCTTTAAATCCACCAGCAGCAAGGGCTATAATTGATTTTGGGTCTTCTTTTGACATAACAGTATTTGCTAGTGAAAAAGAAATAAGATGGGGTAAATGCGACATAAAACAAGCATGGACATCATGTTCTTTAGCATCCATAACAATAATTCTCATACCAATGGCTTGGAAAATTTTAAAGGCTTTATTTACATGAATATTGGTATTTTTTTCTAAATCACAAAAAACAATTGTTTTTCCTTCATATAATTCATGCATAGCAGCACTTGGACCATTTTTCTCATTTCCTGTCATCGGATGAGCTGCTACAAAATTTTCTCTTATTGATGCAGGAATATTTTTTGTAATAATTTCTTTTGTTGAGCCCATGTCTATAATCGTTGTATTTTTTGAGATCCCTTCTAATAAAGGCATCATTTTTATGATTGAATCAACAGGAATTGCCAAAATAATAACATCAGATTTTTCTTTTAATTCTTCTATATTTAATAAATCATCAACCAATGCGAGTTCTGTTATTTCTTTTTTGGTTTTTTCATTGTGAGCATAACCATAGACTTTCTTAGCAATATTATATTTTTTTAGTGCTTTTGCAATGGATCCTCCCATTAAACCTAAGCCAATTATTCCAATATTCACGTAAATCCTTTTCTTTATCAATTATTTATTTATGAAAATGAGAGTTATTATATCTTATTCAATCTATCTATAAACTTTATTTTGCTATATTAATTGCTTTATTTTATAACAAAATTAAGGATTAAAGTGAAAAAAAGTTTTCTATTATTATCAATAGCTACAGCAACACTTTTAAGTGCACAAACAGTTAAGTCAATTTCATATAAAAATTTATCAAGAATATCTCCAAAAATCGCTAATGAAACCATTCTTTTAAAGCCTGGTAAGGACTTTAGTGATAAAGATATTAATGATTCTTTAAAAAAGTTTTATGCATTTAATTATTTTGACGATATACAAGTATTTAACAACAATGGACAAATTGAATTTATTTTTACTGAAAAACCTTCCATTGCAAATATTGTTATTAAGGGATATAAAACAGCAGAAGGTGAACTGGAATTATTATACGCAAATATGGGTATAAGAAAAGGTTCTATGTATACAAAAGAAAGAGTTCAAAAAGCAAAAGAATCTTTACTTAATGAACTGGAAAAAGAGGGCTATATTAACTCTGTTGTAGAAATAGATAAAGAAGTTTTAAATGAAGACTCTTTGGCATTAACTTTTAATGTTAATAAAGGGGACGAAATACTTATAAAAAAAGCTTCTTATATTGGGGCTGAGTATTTAGAACAAGATGATTTTGATGACGTTACTGCCAATAAAGAAGAAGAATTTATGTCTTGGTGGTTTGGTCAAAACTCAGGGGAATTAAA
This window harbors:
- a CDS encoding DNA polymerase III subunit delta'; its protein translation is MIIDSSYIYIVNDIDEMLEIVSSSLSKHNTRIIRNIEKDDFLLQQANLVIKEAYIASNERKTIILCGNTFRKEAQNALLKILEEPPRNIVFIIITTSKSSLLPTILSRMPHKFLKKSIKRQKCDLDVLNLDLKTLYSFLKKEQKITKNDAKILVEDVLFQLQKEKILLSSKELEVFSKALKLLELNSRPISIITALLLTLVQRKIT
- the folP gene encoding dihydropteroate synthase is translated as MFKKTKIMGVINANEDSFFTGSRFNGLKAVEKIYNMIDDGADIIDIGAVSSRPGSKLVSKEEEFLRLKELISLIKTHKLYDLIEFSLDSYTPLVLKHALDAGFTIINDITALSNDEVCTLAASYNATVVLMHMQNSPLTMQIKPEYKNVTNDIELFFKERIKKAKSFGIKNLILDVGIGFGKTLEHNITLINNLKQFSIFPYEILIAASRKSMINDIVPTEVKDRLPGTLTIHLEAIRNGASIVRTHDVKEHFQAIRVYEALKSASLN
- a CDS encoding prephenate dehydrogenase, which codes for MNIGIIGLGLMGGSIAKALKKYNIAKKVYGYAHNEKTKKEITELALVDDLLNIEELKEKSDVIILAIPVDSIIKMMPLLEGISKNTTIIDMGSTKEIITKNIPASIRENFVAAHPMTGNEKNGPSAAMHELYEGKTIVFCDLEKNTNIHVNKAFKIFQAIGMRIIVMDAKEHDVHACFMSHLPHLISFSLANTVMSKEDPKSIIALAAGGFKDMSRIAKSSPDMWTDIFRQNKENLLESIDMFELHMKKVKRMLESDDYEDLKDWMKKANTLHEIL